GTCAAGCCCTCTGAATATGGCCCTATAAAGTATATAACGTGGTGAGGTATAACCATGGTTTTACAAATGCTACTGAGCTTTTTGTACTTCAGACTTGCTGGGATACTTGATAACAGCAGATATGTGAGATATCactgcagaaagaggaaaaaaaatccaagtctgTTGCTTAGAGCAGCTGGATTTGATTTATGTGTACCTGGGTTACAGGGATTCCTGCAGTGGAAGTGAAAAGGGCTGTTTCCTCTCAAGCTGCCCCAAACTTGGTGATCTCAGACAGGATCTATGTGTGAAATCTCCttcctggagctgctgggagatgTCCAAAGCTATGAAGTTGATGGGGGCCTTCAGTGAAGTTAATTAACCTAGAGTCTATAGCAATAACCCTTGGCAGCCAGCCCAATATAAACATGGTCTTGTGCCCCCTTTCACAGCCTCTGAGCATCTGTCTAACAAGAAGGCAATCTTCCCCAGCACTTAACCCTATAAAGGCTTTTTCCCAGACCAGTTGTATGGAAACCTAATGAGAAAGAaagatttgctttctgtttctacCTACCCTATGCAGTTTactttctgttactttttttacttgttttacagCTATTTAATACTTCCAGCCTCATATACCACTCATTTCTCTGTCAGCTTCTTCAAGCTACACCacaaactgtggggttttttttgactgttacATTTATTGTGTTCTCTGATGTGTGAGTAGTCCTACAGGCTCACAGTGATGAGGCTTTTTTTGAACCATCTTATCTGCATTTTGGTTCATACAAAACTTCCTTAATTAGCTCCTGTACAGCTAAACCTTATTCGGGTGGAGGTCTTGCAGAGGCTGTGCCTTCCTCCCCCTGTTGCTAACTtgaaaaatatctatttaaaacAGAGGTATTTTAGTTATTCCATAGTATATTGTTACTTGTAACTGTTAATACATTTGTATCTGACCTCTTAATTCTCAGATAGTGCTCTTGGATCCTGTTTTCCAAAGAGCCAAGGGCTTAAGGAGTGCCTAGTCTTAGTCAGCAGCACTCTGCCCCAACTGATCTCATGGGGCTTTGCACTCAAAGTCAGTTTTAGAAACAGTTTTGAACCCAGGTGTTCATGATGCTTTCAGAGCTAGACCTGATCACACTGGTATTCAAGCTAGTAAGGGTTCTCTGGGTAGATTTCTCACTTAGTAAGAGATTTCCAGGTGTCTACAGGTAAATATACTGCAAAGTGGGAGCAGACATCTCCCCATGTGCATGGTTGCATTGCTAAGTGAGCTGATTAGCACAGAGCATAGAGCAGCACTAGCTCAGGGCTGAAAAATCAGTGATCTGGAAACCCCGCTCCCACTGGAGCTCAGGCAGTTGCTGCCAACTCGAGGGCCTCAGACTTGTGCACTGTTCCCTGTTCTGATTTGTGTTTGGACTTTTCAAGTCCTTTTGGCTCTCGAGCCCAAAAATGCCAAAAGGAACACAAAACCTCTTGTATGGATTGTCTAGTCCAAGCTGTCACCTGCTGTGGGTATTGGCGGAAACCACCTTCTTGGAAGCAGCTTTCCGCAAACTAGAAGCTTATGCCTTAACGGAGAAGGGAATAAATCCTGTCCTAAACTCTTGCCTCCTCAATATTATGATGCCTCTTAAATagcttttaataataataaatagctGATAAAGAAGGACGTCGCTATGCAGGAACTCGCTTGCAGATATGTTGCATGCTTGATCCAGGAAAGGATGCTGGCTTTGCTAACTGTGTCTCACTTAAATTAGTCTGGTGACCTCCAGCAGCTGAAAGAATAAACTGCTCGTGATTCTGTGAGCTGCTGCCCTCTGTTGCATAAATCCAATGTAGCACCGACACTGTCCCCTGGTAGCAGGGAGTGGAAACAGTAATATACTGACTGAATGGGATTTAAAGCCAGCCAGAAAATGCCAGCTGTCATCCTTGGAAAAACTCGTGAGCAATTATGTTGGTTATGTGCATAACTGAGGCACGGCAGTGGCTGTGAAGGGCAAAGTGCCAACATTGTACCTCCAGTCACTGCTGAAGGTATATAGTATTTCTCAATTTGTGGTATTACAGTATTCTAGACTGCCTCTGAAGTGTGGTGGGAATATGCATCTCTCTGCTATAGGAGTTATCTGGATTTTTATATGCTGATAGACAAGCAAACGACATGCTTTTAAATCTGAAGACTATTCTTTACTGCAATATGTGTGTGGGAAAATTATTTCAACTTCTTCATTGAATAGAAGATTAATCTTAATTTAGTCTCCCAGTTAAAGTAAATGTTTTAATGCATGATCCTTAATGacacttttttcttaattcaagGATGACCTCTCAAGTAGTCCTCAGCTGTTTACTCCCATGAGCCCTTATGGTGTAGACCTTCCAATTCAAACAACTGAAGATGTGTTGTTTGGTTCTCAATTTAATCAGCCCAAAGAGCTTCCTACAGACTTCTCTGTGGATCTCAGCTTTCTTCCAGATATTACCCAAGATAACAAGGAACAAAATCTATCTGAATATGGTCATGAAACACAAAAGGAGCTTGATGAGTCAATATCAAGAAATGAGGATAGCAGCGTCTTCATGGATGAAAGCAGCTTGTCCTATCTAGATGCAACTCAACCATCTCCTGAAGCATCTGGCATGTGTCCTCCAATGACACCAATGACTCCTATGACACCAGTAACACCTGCATCGGAAAGCTCTGGCATAGTTCCTCAGTTGCAGTAAGTTTATATATGCATTATATATGTAGCATATAGCCATAGATTTGCTTAAACTGCAAGGTACTGCTCTGACTTCTCAGAGAATGCAGCAAGTGTGGTTTGGTCTTAAATAAGCCCACCCGAAAAACTAGGGAGGCAGTTATTCCTCTCTGAGGAGATATGGAGCAAATGAACTGATGATATTGGAAGGCAACTGGATACTGTGCTGATCAGTGCAATGCAAAAATGGAAATGGCACAGAGCAATACACAGCTTAGCAAAACAGTGGAGAGTGACTTGATAAATCTGCTGGGTGAGCAAGTATCTGAAATGCCTCTGGCTTGTTAAGGGGGAAAACTCTCTTCTGGGAGACAGGAGATGAAGTCTCTCAGAGAAGTGTTTGGtagaaattatttatatatagTATGTACTGCTAGTTACTTCAGTCTGCAggatgaaaagacaaaaatacttgaaaagaagGATTTCTTCCAGGAAGGAGAATGTTAAGGATGACAGCAGACTCCAGGGGTTTAAAGATGTGAGTCTGCTTTTCTGAGAAGGTTTCTGAGCAAGGGAAAGGGGCATGAAAAGAAGTGTGAGAAATTCTGGCCTCATTAAAAGATCCTGTCCTGTCTAGGCTAGAGCAACTATAGAATAGTTTATACCTGTAGAGAACAACATACCCTTACCTACCTTAAGAGTGCTGTAGTAACTCTGTAAATACCCAGTAATGGTTCCATTCAAAGCTGTAAAAGACTTCAGTGATGTAGTTATTGGAAGTCACACAAACTCAGTATTCAGGGACTAATAATTTTGTACCTTGTTATATCTCAAACTGTAATTTTGGTATTGAATTACTTAAGTTTTGCCAAAAGTAGCTTCATGCTAGAGTGGGAAAGAGGTAGGCAGGAAATTAGTTGATGGCAATTATTAATTGGAGTGTGACCTCGCATTAAGCTATTAATGTTGGGGGTTGGCTCTGCAGTGGTTTGCTCTTGCAGTAAGAAAATTCCTCTCTCTCATTCCTCAGGAATATAGTGTCGACTGTAAACTTGGCTTGTAAACTAGATCTGAAGAACATAGCTCTGCGTGCCAGAAATGCAGAGTATAACCCAAAGGTAAATCTTAAGGACTCAAAGCTTTACCCTCACTTCCCTTTCTCAGTGCTGATGGATTCTAATACACACCATGAGCTTTGTACTTTTTCTAATAGTGCTGTCTTGACCCACAGAGGAAAGTCATAAAAATCTGCAGTTTGGGCctgttaaattaaaataaatacaggggACCACAaggagattttctttcttctttttttttaataaagccagagcaatgagatgttactAAGCTATTTAAGAAAGGAGATGAACTTTCCCACCTGTGGCCAGCTACCTCCAGCTGAAATGGCTCAAGCAGCCCCTGCTAGGGGGGAGGAAAGATCTGCCCTGAAACTTGTGGCTGAAGGAAAGATAATTACTGGAGTCAAACTGGTATTACCTGATACTACTAGCAAGTGGCCTAGACTAGAATATCACTGGGAATAATGGGCTTTCTGTAAGTGACTCCACACTGCTCAACAAAAAATGTAAGGGACAAGGCAGCGGTCCTGTGACTGTAGTCTTAAGCCCCCTGGTCCTAGGGAAGTGGAAAACAACTTCAGGCtggtaaataaatgcttttacaaAGCAGAAGCATGCTGTGTTGAGCTTTGAAAGTGACAGTTCTTGAAAGAATGAACAGGAATACAGACCAGCTAAATCCCTCAGCTGGACTGTGAGGTTGTCTTCTGTATTTGTAGAGGTTTGCTGCTGTCATCATGAGAATCAGGGAACCACGAACAACAGCCCTCATCTTCAGTTCAGGAAAAATCGTCTGCACAGgagcaaaaaggttttttttggtttttcttacCTCTGAAGGTCTGGGTCTTGCAGCTACACCTATATTCtgatgaaaaatgtcaaaatcttGTTTAAATTTTCTAGTAAAGGGCTGTcataattgcaagaaaaaaatgaagcactgATGCTGAAAAATGCCTAGCTTTCTTCATGATGCCAGTTTAGTAATTACTGAATTGCTTGCTTCTGTCCCTGAATATAGATTGAGCTGAGCAGACACTAGCAGAAAAGCTGCTAAAGTGCACAGGAATTGTTAAGGGGTTATTTGCATTTCTCACCGACTTTAAAGTGAGTTAGGACATAACTTGTGTCTGTCAAGTCTCTTTTCAGTGTCTGTGTTCACCAGTCAACACATCTGCCTCTAGAGAAAATGGGAATTGGAGAAGAGCAAAGCTTATTTCTGTACTCTGAAGCTCTTTTCCTCAAGTTCAGCAGCTGCCATGGTTTTTGTCCCTAAACTGTCAATGAGATAATGCATTAACTTACGGCTTAGGATACCTTCTCCAACCCCTACCACCACCCCAACTAGCTAGATGATTGTACTGGTGTCTGCAATCTACCTCTTGGATCAGCTCTGAGAAGCTGTTGTGAGGAACTGAGAAACCCCTGAAGAGGGGAACTCCTGGGTGATGCAATATGCTCTAATGTGTTCAAATAAACCACAGGAAAGTGAATGACAAAGCGCTTTATTCCTTTTAGCTCACTGATGTGGTTCTGGGGATAGAGGCTTGCTATTTTGAGCAGCAGcatatctttttttctggagCACAGATTAGCATGGTGGTGGCTCTAAACTGACTTCCATCTTGAGAGCAGAAGAAAGCACTAATcgaagctgcttttcctttctgctcttccttcagTGAAGAGCAATCGCGGCTCGCAGCCAGGAAGTATGCACGGGTGGTGCAGAAACTTGGGTTCCCTGCCAAGTTCCTGGACTTCAAGATACAGAATATGGTTGGGAGCTGTGATGTGAGGTTCCCCATCCGGCTGGAAGGCTTGGTTCTCACTCACCCACAGTTCAGCAGGTATGTGGAAGTCAGGGTTACAACCCCATGCAACTTGGAGCAGTGTCTTTGTAAGCTGTGAAGAGACTCAACCCCTGAGGCTGTACAAGCCTAGCAGAAGAGCATAATAATTAACTGGATACTAAATATCAAGCATGTCTTTCTCACCAAAAGACATGCTTGGTTCAGCCAGCATGAAGTGGATGTAGATGCCATGTGTTACAATAAAGATAGTAAGGTTTATCTTCTGCAATAACTCCTGTTTGGAGTGGGACACAGGCCAAAATGACCCTGTGCTTGACTGCCAGGATGACATACAGCAGCTAGCAGTAAAGCTTCCAGTGCTTGAAACCATGACTGACACAATCCAACAGTGAAGGGCTCTTCTAAATCTGCCCTCCTGTGTGGTGTTCACTGCTTTCCCCTTGCAGGGACACCATAAACACCAGCTTTAGAAACCTTGCAACTGCGAGCATGCTACACAAGTGTTCAAGTCACTTCTGGGGTAAACTAGATGCACATTAGACCTGGTTAAGATGAAGAGCTGAAGAACTGCAAGAAGCTCCTGGGTTCTTTGCTCAGTTGGTTAATGAAGATACTCTCTTTTGTAAAAGCTTTCTTTGACAGTGAATATTTGACACAATCTTCAGTGCTGCTGTGTATCAGCAATGTGCACTGGAGATCAGAATTTTACTAGTCTCCTGTTACTGCCAAGTGCGATACCAAACCTTAGTGGGTATTTTCCTTCACTGCAGACCATGTCAATAGGAAAATAGCCAGTCTTGATTAAACACTTCAGGTTTAATTGGAGCAGCTCTTAAGCTACTTGAACCTGATCTATGCCCTTGCTCCATTGTGAACTTTTCATAGTAAGCAGGCCTCTTAACTCCTGTCCAGCCAGATGCCTATCTGCAAGGATAAGGTTTCTAAACTTCAGGTGTGAAGCCAGACTGCAGCTGCAAAATACACAActgaaaatacagtgtttctGGGATATTGCTTTGGTTCTTTCTGTCTAGATGTCTATTAGCCATCAATTTAAAGTAAACCTGTAGTCAAGTGATGAGCGTGCTGTGCCCTCAAGATGGGCTTGTTCAGAACTACTTATTGCTATCACTAAGGAACGGATGATTTCAGCACTgacaaaacaaaattcagttgtCTTTTATTAGCACTGCatttagtattttgcatttaatttggggactaaatatatattaaagaTTCACTTGGCTGTCATCTTGTCTTTGTTGCACAAGATACTTCCTGATAAGAGCTCTTTGCAGACTAAGGATTTGAGTATGGTTTGAAAATTACAATAATGGTTTCAGTGCTATGGAAAGTCACATTCAGAAGTGGCTCAGAAGTCTTTAAAAGTAAGCATGAAGAACTCCTACCAGCTCCAACTAGGATTACCAGGTTTCTCTTGAAGATGTCTAAAACCTGACCTGCCTTTCTCTGGGTAGCTAGCTAAAGTCTGTGGGTTTAATTACTCTATTGTTAATATAACTAAAGTGCACTTTATGCATACAACACTGaaacagtatttgcattttacTGATCTTACCTGCTTGCTTTGAAACAGCTATGAACCTGAACTATTTCCTGGCCTTATTTATAGGATGGTCAAACCGAGGATAGTGCTGCTTATCTTTGTGTCTGGAAAAGTTGTGCTGACTGGTAAGTGGTCTCCCTCTGTATATCTGTAATCAGCTGCTACCGTATCTTCTGAGAAAGTGTTTAAATTGAACATTAGCTAAACTACTATCTCGCCACAGTAAAGCCACTTGGCGATCTTTTTAATGCCTACTACCGCTTATCTGTGTTTTCCGGAGATAACAATATCAGTATCGTTGCACTAGAATCTCATATTGCTTCATATAGCATCTCAGATTTCCATGTTGTTAAACTTGAGTACCTTTATTTTCTATAAAGCATAATGCCCCATGTCAATGTACAGAATCCTAACAGGATGCTGATGTGCTAGAAACTACACAGTCACTTAAATACAAATATCACAATAAGTAATTTAAATTTGCTTGGTCAGGAAGCAAACTCCTTAAAACACCTCACTGACAACATCAGGGATTATTACAGGAAAGGGTGGAGATGGAAGAACTTGTTCCAGACTGTTTGGCAAAACACTCATGAGCTAAAAGCCTTGCTGAGTAAGCATGCTCAGCAGGTATCTGTACCACAGATCCCATGTCAAAAAAGTTGAATTACTGAGTGTATGTTCCTAACACATTCTTTTGTAAAGCTTGTAAAAATACTCTTATTCAGATGTACTGAAAGGTAAATGGCACTTGTTCCCAGAGGAGCTGAATGCTGTATGTATATTTGCAACACAGCTTTGAGGTATGTGAAAGACAAGAGAAGTGCCTGCCTCAGCCACAGATTCTCGTAATCATGAATGAGCTCAGCCTAACCCAAGAACAAGGCATTCAGTACAAAGCT
This region of Accipiter gentilis chromosome 25, bAccGen1.1, whole genome shotgun sequence genomic DNA includes:
- the TBPL2 gene encoding TATA box-binding protein-like 2, which produces MDRVSPLEQYLEQCGGQDDLSSSPQLFTPMSPYGVDLPIQTTEDVLFGSQFNQPKELPTDFSVDLSFLPDITQDNKEQNLSEYGHETQKELDESISRNEDSSVFMDESSLSYLDATQPSPEASGMCPPMTPMTPMTPVTPASESSGIVPQLQNIVSTVNLACKLDLKNIALRARNAEYNPKRFAAVIMRIREPRTTALIFSSGKIVCTGAKSEEQSRLAARKYARVVQKLGFPAKFLDFKIQNMVGSCDVRFPIRLEGLVLTHPQFSSYEPELFPGLIYRMVKPRIVLLIFVSGKVVLTGAKERSEIYEAFENIYPILKAFKKAL